One genomic window of Ottowia oryzae includes the following:
- a CDS encoding GFA family protein, protein MYQGSCHCGQTRFTLAADALGPVAECNCSHCQRKGYLLSFHPRAALAVQAGEGELATYTFHRHVVAHKFCPRCGCAPFGLGQAPDGSELVAVNVRCLDGIDLASLPRTPVDGRSF, encoded by the coding sequence ATGTACCAAGGCAGCTGCCACTGCGGCCAGACGCGCTTTACCCTGGCGGCCGACGCGCTGGGGCCGGTGGCCGAATGCAATTGCTCGCACTGCCAGCGCAAGGGCTACCTGCTGAGCTTTCACCCCCGCGCGGCGCTGGCCGTGCAGGCGGGCGAGGGCGAGCTGGCCACCTACACCTTTCACCGCCACGTGGTGGCGCACAAGTTTTGCCCGCGCTGCGGCTGCGCGCCGTTTGGCCTGGGGCAGGCGCCCGACGGCAGCGAACTGGTGGCCGTCAACGTGCGCTGCCTGGACGGCATTGACCTGGCCAGCCTGCCGCGCACGCCGGTGGACGGCCGGTCTTTCTGA
- a CDS encoding DUF2322 family protein: MNFKDILATLPAADGLRGLDIVDATGAVVHHIPAAPGKMGSLRVYYALAQRFDGALSPQAVLQGLDWFAEHVADARANAGAHPNIDLLLKPGAGDAGWRLVPLPA; this comes from the coding sequence ATGAACTTCAAAGACATTCTGGCCACTTTGCCCGCCGCCGATGGCCTGCGCGGGCTGGATATCGTGGACGCCACCGGCGCCGTCGTGCACCACATTCCGGCGGCGCCGGGCAAGATGGGTTCGCTGCGCGTGTACTACGCGCTGGCCCAGCGGTTTGACGGCGCGCTGTCGCCCCAGGCGGTTCTGCAAGGGCTGGACTGGTTTGCCGAGCACGTGGCCGACGCGCGCGCCAACGCCGGCGCGCACCCCAACATCGACCTGCTGCTCAAGCCCGGCGCGGGCGACGCAGGCTGGCGCCTGGTGCCGCTGCCCGCCTGA
- a CDS encoding efflux RND transporter periplasmic adaptor subunit → MPTPPAPSSAPAISTPAPLPPQVPVRPRRWLGWVLALLLIAALGGGAYWLVQRSKQPAAGAAGAGARGPGGPGPGGPRGAGRGGPSVTVGSAVAQQGELPVLVEALGTVTPQATVALVPQVTGTLTDVLFTEGQNVTKGQLLARIDPRPYEQALAQAKATRARDEAQLAAAQVTLKRYQTLWQQDSIARQDVDTQAALVKQLGATVASDRASEQAAQLNLDHTRIVAPMAGRIGLRAVDPGNLVSSGGSTGIATIAQMDPITVSFAVPQERVPAVVDAQRAGPLTVTAMDRARSQQVGQGVFMTLDNAIDTSTGTVRAKARFANADGRLFPNQFVNVRLQLGNAAGVLVPVTAVRTGPQGDYAYVIDADGVAHTRAVKRGLATVDQTLITQGLQAGERVVTEGGDRVKDGARVQLQAPGAGGAAGAQRPQGRASGPWRRASGAAAAASMASAAGAGTSATNRAPAATGPAQSATENAAGGGIGAGAGTGPAGGAGAAPAAGSGTPAPGAGSQGDAGGNGGHGNGRAAWLNSLPPAERDKIMAMPPEERRAYVRQLREQRQGSGAAPAN, encoded by the coding sequence ATGCCCACACCGCCAGCCCCATCCTCCGCACCGGCCATTAGCACACCAGCGCCGCTGCCCCCTCAAGTGCCGGTGCGGCCCAGGCGCTGGCTCGGTTGGGTGCTGGCCCTGCTGCTGATTGCCGCGCTGGGCGGCGGCGCCTACTGGCTGGTGCAACGCAGCAAACAGCCCGCCGCAGGCGCAGCTGGCGCGGGCGCGCGCGGGCCGGGCGGCCCTGGCCCGGGTGGGCCGCGCGGGGCGGGCCGCGGCGGCCCGTCGGTCACCGTGGGCTCGGCCGTGGCGCAGCAGGGTGAATTGCCGGTGCTGGTCGAAGCGCTGGGCACCGTCACCCCGCAGGCCACGGTGGCGCTGGTGCCGCAGGTGACCGGCACGCTGACCGATGTGCTGTTCACCGAAGGCCAGAACGTCACCAAAGGCCAGCTGCTGGCGCGCATCGACCCGCGCCCCTATGAACAGGCGCTGGCGCAGGCCAAGGCCACGCGCGCCCGCGATGAGGCGCAGCTGGCAGCCGCGCAGGTCACGCTCAAGCGCTACCAGACGCTGTGGCAGCAGGATTCGATCGCCCGGCAGGACGTGGACACCCAGGCCGCCCTGGTCAAGCAGCTGGGCGCCACCGTGGCCAGCGACCGCGCCAGCGAACAGGCTGCGCAGCTCAACCTGGACCACACTCGCATCGTGGCGCCCATGGCCGGGCGCATCGGCTTGCGCGCCGTGGACCCGGGCAACCTGGTGTCTTCCGGCGGCAGCACCGGCATTGCCACCATCGCGCAGATGGATCCGATCACCGTGTCTTTCGCCGTGCCGCAAGAGCGTGTGCCCGCCGTGGTGGACGCCCAGCGCGCCGGGCCCTTGACCGTCACCGCGATGGACCGCGCCCGCAGTCAGCAGGTGGGCCAGGGCGTTTTCATGACGCTGGACAACGCCATCGACACCAGCACCGGCACCGTGCGCGCGAAGGCCCGCTTTGCCAACGCCGACGGCCGGCTGTTTCCCAACCAGTTCGTGAACGTGCGCCTGCAGCTGGGCAACGCGGCGGGCGTGCTGGTGCCCGTGACAGCCGTGCGCACCGGGCCGCAGGGCGACTACGCCTATGTGATTGATGCGGACGGCGTGGCGCACACGCGCGCCGTCAAGCGCGGGCTGGCCACGGTGGACCAGACGCTCATCACCCAGGGCCTGCAGGCCGGCGAGCGCGTGGTCACCGAAGGCGGTGACCGCGTGAAGGACGGCGCCCGCGTGCAGCTGCAAGCCCCAGGCGCTGGTGGCGCCGCCGGTGCGCAGCGACCGCAGGGGCGCGCCAGCGGGCCGTGGCGCAGGGCTTCTGGTGCGGCCGCTGCCGCGTCCATGGCTTCTGCCGCCGGCGCGGGTACTTCGGCAACCAATCGCGCTCCAGCCGCCACAGGGCCTGCGCAGTCAGCTACTGAAAACGCAGCAGGTGGGGGTATCGGCGCGGGCGCCGGTACCGGCCCGGCGGGCGGCGCAGGCGCGGCCCCAGCCGCGGGGTCTGGCACGCCTGCGCCCGGTGCGGGCAGCCAGGGCGACGCGGGCGGCAACGGCGGCCACGGCAATGGCCGCGCCGCCTGGCTGAACAGCCTGCCGCCGGCCGAGCGCGACAAGATCATGGCGATGCCGCCCGAGGAGCGGCGCGCCTACGTGCGGCAGCTGCGCGAGCAGCGCCAGGGCAGCGGGGCCGCGCCCGCCAACTGA
- a CDS encoding efflux RND transporter permease subunit, translating to MNVSRIFIQRPVATGLLMLAIVLAGLVGLRFLPLAALPQVDYPTIQVQTLYPGASPDVMSRTVTAPLERQFGQMSGLERMSSTSAAGVSLVTLQFALAESMDAAEQQVQAAMNGASTLLPADLPAPPVYAKVNPADAPILTLAISSTSLPLTEVQNMVNTRLALKISQISGVGLVTLAGGQRPAVRVQGNVEALAALGLGLDSISSAISAGNASGAKGSFDGPQRAYTINSNDQLMAASQYRELIIAYKNGAPVRLKDVAQVVDSSENDRLGAWAVIKNESGQPTPAGRQREISSDKPVAGEAAQGGLHALSPSIILNVQRQPGANVIATVDAIKKQLPELRQSLPSTVTVDVLTDRTLGIRASVEHVQMELVLAVVMVVLVIFLFLHSLRATVIASIAVPISLIGSVALMYLLGYSLNNLTLMALTIATGFVVDDAIVMIENISRHREMGKPPFRAALDGAGEIGFTIISLTVSLIAVLIPLLFMQEVIGRLFREFAVTLAITILLSAVVSLTLVPMMSARWLEKAPPKRAPGDPDADAGAGADAAPGEAHGHAPAGAMGGISRIGQWFQARLDWVVAHYDRGLHWVLARQALTLTVAVATLAVTALLYWGMPKSLFPTQSTGQLQGRVQADSGVSFDRMAALQDAVAKLVAQDPAVQSLSSVVGVDAANNTMLNTGRLTINLAPRGLFGPSEAAIMQRLASEVARDVPGATLYLQPTQDLTVDSASGPTEFRFDLEGVNTAQVNEWAQRLVQRLQSVPEVRNATTDAGAAGLSAMVQVDRDTASRLGVTASALDNTLYNAYGQRIVSTIFTETNQYRVILEAVRSDAASLAALRNLPVKTSSGGTTPLASFATVVEEPAPLQVTRVGQYPAATVGFDLASGVSLGTAVGAVQAAARAEGLPESITLRMTGAAGAYQSSLSNQLWLILAAVVCVYIVLGVLYESYVHPLTILSTLPSAGVGALLALWITGHPLDVVGIIGLVLLIGIVKKNAIMMIDFAIEAERHQGKSPQEAIHQAALLRFRPILMTTLAALAAALPMMLSVGDGAELRRPLGLAIFGGLVVSQLLTLFTTPVVYLYFDRLGQRFKRPDAMESEAASAGGPGAEGQIGTEVAGLNHGAPGANGGAA from the coding sequence ATGAACGTCTCGCGCATCTTCATCCAGCGGCCGGTTGCCACCGGGCTGCTGATGTTGGCCATCGTGCTGGCGGGCCTGGTGGGCCTGCGCTTTCTGCCGCTGGCGGCCCTGCCGCAGGTGGATTACCCGACCATCCAGGTGCAAACGCTGTACCCCGGCGCCAGCCCGGACGTGATGAGCCGCACCGTCACCGCGCCGCTCGAGCGCCAGTTCGGCCAGATGTCCGGGCTGGAGCGCATGAGCAGCACCAGCGCCGCCGGCGTGTCACTGGTCACGCTGCAGTTCGCGCTGGCCGAATCCATGGACGCGGCTGAGCAGCAGGTGCAGGCCGCGATGAACGGCGCCTCCACGCTGCTGCCCGCCGATCTGCCCGCGCCGCCGGTGTACGCCAAGGTGAACCCGGCCGACGCGCCCATCCTGACGCTGGCCATCAGCTCCACCAGCCTGCCGCTGACCGAAGTGCAGAACATGGTCAACACCCGCCTGGCGCTGAAGATCAGCCAGATCAGCGGCGTGGGCCTGGTCACCCTGGCGGGCGGGCAGCGCCCGGCCGTGCGCGTGCAGGGCAACGTCGAGGCGCTGGCCGCGCTGGGCTTGGGGCTGGATTCGATCAGCAGCGCCATCAGCGCCGGCAACGCCAGCGGCGCCAAGGGCAGTTTTGACGGCCCACAGCGCGCCTACACCATCAACAGCAACGACCAGCTGATGGCGGCCAGCCAGTACCGTGAGCTGATCATCGCCTACAAGAACGGCGCACCCGTGCGCCTGAAAGACGTGGCGCAGGTGGTCGACAGCTCTGAAAACGACCGCCTGGGCGCCTGGGCCGTCATCAAAAATGAGAGCGGCCAGCCTACGCCAGCCGGGCGCCAGCGGGAAATTTCTTCTGATAAGCCGGTAGCAGGCGAAGCCGCGCAGGGCGGACTTCATGCCCTTTCGCCGTCCATCATCCTCAACGTGCAGCGCCAGCCGGGTGCCAACGTCATCGCCACCGTCGATGCCATCAAGAAGCAGCTGCCCGAGCTGCGCCAAAGCCTGCCCAGCACCGTGACGGTGGACGTGCTGACCGACCGCACGCTGGGCATCCGCGCCTCGGTCGAACATGTGCAGATGGAGCTGGTGCTGGCCGTCGTGATGGTCGTGCTGGTGATCTTCCTGTTCCTGCACAGCCTGCGGGCCACGGTGATTGCGTCCATCGCGGTGCCTATCTCGCTGATTGGCTCGGTCGCGCTGATGTACCTGCTGGGCTATTCGCTCAACAACCTGACGCTGATGGCGCTGACCATCGCCACCGGCTTCGTGGTGGACGACGCGATCGTGATGATCGAGAACATCTCCCGCCACCGCGAGATGGGCAAGCCGCCCTTCAGGGCCGCTTTGGACGGGGCGGGCGAGATCGGCTTCACCATCATCTCGCTGACGGTGTCGCTGATCGCGGTGCTGATTCCGCTGCTGTTCATGCAGGAGGTAATTGGCCGCCTGTTCCGCGAATTCGCTGTCACGCTGGCCATCACCATCCTGCTGTCGGCCGTGGTGTCGCTGACGCTGGTGCCCATGATGTCGGCGCGCTGGCTGGAAAAAGCGCCGCCCAAGCGGGCGCCCGGCGATCCGGATGCAGACGCAGGTGCAGGTGCAGATGCCGCGCCGGGCGAAGCGCACGGCCATGCGCCTGCGGGTGCCATGGGCGGCATCAGCCGCATTGGCCAGTGGTTTCAGGCGCGGCTGGACTGGGTGGTGGCGCATTACGACCGCGGTCTGCACTGGGTGCTGGCGCGCCAGGCGCTGACGCTGACGGTGGCCGTGGCCACGCTGGCGGTCACGGCCCTGCTGTACTGGGGCATGCCCAAGTCGCTGTTCCCCACGCAAAGCACGGGGCAGCTGCAGGGGCGGGTGCAAGCCGATTCAGGCGTGTCGTTCGACCGCATGGCCGCGCTGCAGGACGCGGTGGCCAAGCTGGTGGCGCAAGACCCGGCGGTGCAGTCGCTCAGCTCCGTAGTGGGGGTGGATGCGGCCAACAACACCATGCTGAACACCGGGCGGCTGACGATCAACCTCGCGCCGCGCGGGCTGTTTGGCCCTTCAGAGGCGGCCATCATGCAGCGCCTGGCCAGCGAAGTGGCGCGCGACGTGCCCGGCGCCACGCTGTACCTGCAGCCCACGCAGGATTTGACGGTGGATTCGGCCAGCGGCCCCACCGAATTCCGCTTTGACCTGGAAGGCGTGAACACCGCGCAGGTCAACGAATGGGCGCAGCGCCTGGTGCAGCGCCTGCAAAGCGTGCCCGAGGTGCGCAACGCCACCACCGACGCGGGGGCGGCCGGCCTGTCTGCCATGGTGCAGGTCGACCGCGACACCGCATCGCGCCTGGGCGTGACGGCCAGCGCGCTGGACAACACGCTCTACAACGCCTACGGCCAGCGCATCGTCTCGACCATCTTCACCGAAACCAACCAGTACCGCGTGATTCTGGAAGCGGTGCGCAGCGATGCCGCCAGCCTGGCGGCGCTGCGCAACCTGCCGGTCAAAACCTCGTCGGGCGGCACCACGCCGCTGGCGTCTTTCGCCACGGTGGTGGAAGAACCCGCGCCGCTGCAGGTCACCCGCGTGGGCCAGTACCCGGCGGCCACCGTGGGGTTTGACCTGGCATCCGGCGTTTCACTGGGCACGGCCGTGGGCGCGGTGCAGGCCGCCGCCCGCGCCGAAGGCCTGCCCGAGTCGATCACGCTGCGCATGACGGGCGCGGCCGGCGCCTACCAAAGCTCGCTGTCCAACCAGCTGTGGCTGATTCTGGCGGCCGTGGTGTGCGTGTACATCGTGCTGGGCGTGCTGTATGAAAGCTACGTGCACCCGCTGACGATCTTGTCCACCCTGCCATCGGCGGGTGTGGGCGCGCTGCTGGCGCTGTGGATCACCGGGCATCCGCTGGATGTGGTGGGCATCATCGGCCTGGTGCTGCTGATCGGCATCGTGAAGAAGAACGCCATCATGATGATCGACTTCGCCATCGAGGCAGAACGCCACCAGGGCAAGTCGCCGCAAGAGGCCATCCACCAGGCGGCGCTGCTGCGCTTCCGGCCCATCCTGATGACCACGCTGGCGGCGCTGGCCGCCGCGCTGCCGATGATGCTGTCGGTGGGCGACGGGGCCGAGCTGCGCCGCCCGCTGGGTCTGGCCATCTTCGGCGGGCTGGTGGTGTCTCAGCTGCTGACGCTGTTCACCAC